In Diadema setosum chromosome 7, eeDiaSeto1, whole genome shotgun sequence, the DNA window TTATCAAGGTGTATGTATTCAGAAAACTCTCCtcatcaaaatggaaaaaaaaaagtatgcctACCCATAACCGTTCattgttcaaacattttctgAGAGTGAATAAGCAAATTGTGTATTTGAATAAGTTACTTGTATACTGGCAGCTACATAAAGTTGGAACTTGGTTACCAGTATAAGTTGAGATTTGTTGAAAATGGGTCACTGGCTGTGTAGAAGAAGATACAGCATTGTGCAgctgtcgaaaaaaaaaaaaaaaaaatagatgccAGCTTTACTTGTCATCCAACATGACAAGCTGAGACTCTGCATCGTCAGTCCCCAATACCAGTTATTTACCATGTTCCTATGTGTTCCATTTTGATCACTTTGGTGAAGTATGAAGtatgctgtattttttttttaaaactgtcACATGAGGGTTGATAGACCAAAAATTGCTTGTCCAGTCCAAACTTGGAGACAAACTCACTTCTGGCAGCAGCTTACTGGTCTAATAGCTTGTGAATAGACCTGTAGTATTTCCAGTCCACAGTgacacaatgaaaacaaaaacacaaaaacaaaaaacacagatGTGATAATTGCATTAAATGCGCAGTAAAAGCAACCagtattcatgtgtgtgtgagagtttTTCAGACAAGTTGCCAGACAATGGGCCATGGCTGTTTTTGGAATCCAGTAACTTTTGAACCGTGGTTATGGTGTGACTTGGGACATCAGACACTAAGCCCATtgaataatgtgtgtgtgtgtgtgtgtgtgtgtgtgtgtgactgcaAAATGTAAGTTAGCAATTTTAATCTTCCCCTGTGTGATTTACATTTAGAGATGAGACTTTGTAACTATGGTGTAAGCTGATACAGGTATGTGTTTGCATAGCTtttagaaaaaaatgagaagctTTTTAGAGTGAAACATATGAATATGTGAGTTTTACCCATACTTTTAAGATTATGAtctagatatacaatgtacatgtatgtattccaACTGACTGGTGCAGAGCCATGGAATAAATTACCGAAGCATCTCCTGCAGGCTGATACGGTAGATGACTTTCCATGTCTTCTTAAAAACACATTTCCTTAATCATTCGGTTAATGGATTAGGCTTTACATGGTATGTACAACTTCTGTCACTTAATCTCaaattttctcttccttttctgcCTCGTGTCTATttactttatttctattttaaTCCATCAATGTGGATAGTGACTTAAATTTATTTTGTGATTATGTCCTGTTTAAAGCAGTttattgatttgatatttttagaaaaaaatgcagaaaggGAAACAAATTTTATGTCATATCTGTcatatatgatatgtatgtgTTGGTGCGTaatgtaaaatgtgttttttacgTTGCTGAAATCGGCACTTGATCCAGTTCAAATCCTGAGGTAGTAAAATGGTTACAGTTAATTCTTCTGAAGGTtctgaaataaggtttgttattcggAAAGTTTGCTAATAAAAAAACCCCAGATGAATaaaggtttgctattccgaGGGTATGTTaatatgcacttttttttttccattttcagattCATgagcttaatttcattttcggaatatcAAACCTTCGGACTTTGGCAcctgatttcatttttggactTACAAACTTTCGAGATTAATGCCACAAATAATGATTGGATTTACAAACCTTTTTAATAACgaacctatttcattttcagattaacaaatcTTAGGAATAACAAACGTCACGTAGGGAAACAGATGACTCGGGAGGCAGTCTCTATCTTTTCATTGTGATTTATTTAAAGTGCATCATGtctatgaattaaaaaaatgagtCAGTCATATTATGTACAGAACAGAACAGCACAGCTTCCTCAATCACAGCATGAACACAACTTTGCAAAGAAACACCGCTGGTGCTTAAAACAACGCTCTGATACGCTCCAGCACTTTGATACACAATTTGTAATTGAATCACTAATGATAGCTAGCttgaaacaagaacaaaacgaaaTACACACTTGTCTACAAGCTGTCTGCTCTAATGAAATCAGAGAAAAGTGTTGCATACAATTACTACACATTTTTGAATTGTaaaggtttgtgtgtgtttgtgtttgtgtatgtgcgtgtgtatgtgtttatgtgagATATTCTTATCTGCCTATCTTAAGTGATGGTCATCAAATTTTGGAACATTCGTTTTGGTGATATTATCTACAATGGTCGCAAGTAGACAAACGGGGTATATTTAACTATTCAAACTTTGTTGTTCGTATGTGAACGTCACAAACACTGATGTTAATCGtacacgtctttttttttttttttttttttttttttttttttttggcaagccAGGGAATATCTGTGAAAATGGGAAGAGTACGATGAATTAGATGAATGCAGTATTTTAACCTGCAGAATGCTTTCTCCTCCTTCCTGTGCTGCATTCAGAGACCAATCTCATAAGTAGGTTGCACTCGTACTTGACATGAAGGCACACGCGAGACACGACTTCCTTTGATTCATGGGGGAGGTGTAAGAGGTTAAAGGTCATGGACCTCATGATCATCATAGCAATTATTGTTTCATGGGAAATTAATCCCGGGTATCCGATGattatcatttcatgaaaagtcGATCCCGGGTATATTCGAATAAAATGTGTGCATTTCTGACACTACTATACAGTTATTACACGatgtatataaaatatacatactTTGTGTTCAGAAAGGTAAGCTTTTATTGGTCCTTGCCCCTTGACGGTGATCTACGTTGAACGAAGTCTTGATCACCATAACTATTTGTATGTTATCTGTGTCTTGGTGTGTTTGAGCTGCAGCGTATCAAACGTAAAAACAAACATCTGTTTTTCGTATCATACTGTCACCATTACactcaaaaagaagaaaacagaatgCTGGTACATCAAACTGCAACACCCATACGCCGAACggtgaaatatttgtgaaaaaaaaacaaaagaaaattgaactGGATACTTAACAGCATTTTGATGACATGAACTTACAAGTAACGTCTCAATAATTATTGCTCAAGTATATACAACATTCACTTTCAAGGACAGTATTGGACATGCTAACAAATTATGCAAACACACGTCACGAATGTTTTTACACATAGGTCTTCCATTTTGTTGCACTCATACTCGTACAATCCTATCAATGAACAGACCAACTATATAATTTCCTTCATTTTCTGCATAAACTTAAGCCCAGTCTTCTAAGATCCTTCaatattgtttgaaaatgcCACAATGTGAATGCCACCGCACATCTACCTGTTAGATCTCGTTTTCCGTGGCTTTTAACGTGTCCATCGTATAATGGGAAGAGCATTATCGTCTGCGATATGGTTGAATGTCTCGTACTTCTCCCGCCAAAAGTCCGCCGAGCCGAACTGAAAGTCGTGGGCCCACCTCTGTGCATAAATGATGGCGTACGTCTCTATCAGATTAGCctacaatttcaaaatcatttgtCTGCTCAGAGTCGTGGCTCATTTCTCCCAAGTAAACAAGATGTATAATTACTACTCTCGTATCAGAAGTATATGGAGAGAAAATAGATGCAACGATTTTTGTGATTCAGTTATACATTCTTACCATTCTATGATTTCAGTCATTTATGGTATTTTAAGTCATTTTTACAccatttacataatatcatggcTATCTACGAATAAAACGTCATGTATAGTGTAGGGTACAACAAGGTCTTGAGTGCACTTTCATTGCCCCAATAGAAGACCACCGAGTGTTCTAATATTTGGACATAGATTAACACTTCTGTCAAGGTTTCTTCATTCCCACACACCGtcgaaattaaaagaaaaaaaaaacacgatatgAAACACGTCTACAATCTGCTATGCTGTTTTCTCTTACTCCTAACGTGGTATGCAGTACTTAAGTTCAGAATATAGGTTCTGGCACGGGTATCGATACAGCCGGTAATGCAAGCCTTCATTTTGTGTAgttgcacacacaaacaaacaaaaagaaaccactctaaaaaacaaaaacgaaaacaaaacgaTTGGAGAAACTCGAGTGTAACGGGAGTATGCAGACCGGTGCCGCATAGATTATAATTTAGAGCTGAATGCGCTCTCCCATTGGTCCCAGTACTTATACGGTCCATACTCATTAAGATAGACAATGACATTGCAGTCACAAAATTATGCAAGTGCGAAGTTGCCCGCGAATTGCCCACTGTCATTGGTTTCCTGGCTAATAGAAACCAACATACAAGAGAAATCAAATCATCTGAACGGATGATATCTACCTTGGGGTTCGAACGACTTTCTGCTCAATCTAATAGCTCTTGTCGCATTTCCATGTAAAGTACAATATACTCACTCCCTCTCTTCCATTATCAAGCTAAGTGACATCGATGATGACCAATTAAGACAATGTTATTATGCATTACCGGTTGTTGCATCCGTCTATTTCCCCCAAGAATTGCCTCAAAACAAATTTAGGAGTATAGCCTTTGCAGCGTTAATCAGAAATTCCCGTacaaaaggggaaaatgaaCAGCCCCATCGCacgatgtaaaaaaaaaaaaaaaaaaatgatattttgaacgGACGGTACCTACTAGAGTGTTTGTTTCACCTGACCAATTCATTCGGGATAGCCGAGTTtgaaacattgtgttgccaatttgggTCGACCGAACAGAAACAGTAACAATTCTTATAGACGAGTTAGCTTGAAGTAAACAAAAATCCTATCGAGTTCCATTCTGTTCCATTGTCAGAACAGTCTCATCctctatctaaaaaaaaaaaaaaaaggagaaagaaaccAGAGCATTTATGTTGCTTCAAAACGGTTTAAGTCTTTTTGATGCTTTTAGTTTGTAGCATCTTTACATAAAGTATATCAAGTTATTTTGTAGGAAGGCCGCTGACCAAAAATTCCCAGCCCGAATGAGAGTAGCCGTTCTCAAAGGTATATAGATCACCAGACTGTAATAACATCCCATTCCAGTCAAACTTTCTTCAAGTACGTCTCATTTGCAAACACATGCCAGTGATCCAGCCTATGGAATTTCAGTCGCACATTTTCTGACTAAGGTTTATGGAATTGCCCAGCCAAGGAAACAAAATGGATCTATCCGCTCCGCATGACATTTCATCAGTATACCGTTATAGCCTTACTTCACTGCCACGAGTCGTGTATACATAGGACTGACACACGAATTACAATGGACTAAAACGGAACTAGCTGAGAGAAACATATCCATCAATCCACAGGTTTTGgaagccaaacaaacaaatacatgtactctctataaaaaaaaaaaaaaaaaaatcgagtgaaaatattcactcttaaaggagggaatacaaaaaagagtgaagttacagtgaatttcgagtgaattttgagtgaaaatgttcattttcactcgttttagagtgacctcagggatcaccccaatatcttcgagtgatccctgaggtcactccaaaatgagtgaaaatgaacattttcactcaaaattcactccaatttcattcttttttgtattcactccattaagagtgaatattttcactcgatttttttttttttttttttttttagagagcaCGTTTTGCCGATGTGTTTTtccatttctgttttctttccctttctgtTACGATGATGGACAAAACGGTTCCATGTTTACAACCACCATGACAACTGTAGATGGACACGCAATGTCCTCCTTTGGCGAATTTGGTCCATGCTTGCAAACTATACAAACTATATAGCGAATCACAGTCATCACAAGTGTCCTATAAGTCCCGTGCAGGCATAGGGTAACTGCTGATGCAAAATTTAAGTTGCTAAAAACTTTCTCTTATTCATTTTGTGTCctttgtttgtatttatgttttttattgtggtCAAGCGATGGGGCCAGACGTCTGACCTAGAGGGGCTTCGAACAGCAGCACCATATCAGCCGCCGCCTCATCTTCCCAACGCCACTGACCGGTAGAACTTCCGAGATGAACGCACTGCCTTCTGCAATGGGGaaagaggaaaatgaaatgaaattgggaTAAAGATATTCCGGGAAGGGACGAATCTATATCACAGCACATAAGTATATAATCGTGAGAGATGATGCAAAAAGtcacatacataaataaatggATAGATATAGACTCAATGAGATAAATGGAAAGATGAATACATGGACCAAAATTGTTCAGTTGCATTGCGTGCTAAGGATTTTCGTGTAAAGCTAAGTCAGAGAGtataaaagtaaaaatttcGTTTGCTTTAACCGTTGAGAAATGAGGTATGACCTAAAGCTCATCAGAATCCTGGATGTTTTAACTATATAATGAATCTTCTTTGTATAGGccgtggatttcttctttaagtttgAAGATGACGAAGTTGATAACGTACAGACCCTGAGATATTTGAGACTTGATCACCAAAAGACACACTGCTAATCAAACATTATTCCTAAATTgtagtattaaaaaaataacatcaggGCAAAGAAATCTTAGCATTATTCTTAGGTCCAAAAACTATAAATTCAGTCTTGCTTTCACTTAGTTTTAATCCGTTCAAGTCcatccaaatttcaatttcagttccTTTATACATTCATCTCTCGAATATAGGCCTCATTGGTACCAACACATCGTCTCGAAGTGAGTATTCAGCCCTCTGTATACCATCACAATATTGTTCTTGATGcagtacagagaaaaaaaaatatggaagtggTCATGAAGGGATATAGTATTCCTTGAGACGCAATTCGTGAGGTGCAAGTCGCGTACAACCTGGCGTCCGCAAAAAGTTCCATTTATAGACAATAGCCACAGGGAGTATAATAAGTGGTCATACAGGTAATTATTTGTAGGTCTGACAGTGCTATTAATATCACATTTTTCCTTTTGTCGAAGCAAAACGGGACGAAATTGACCCCATTTTTCAGCCTTGGGGATCATTCCAAATACCACGTGAAAAGGGTAATTTTTGTTCACATTCTGAGGTCTGCCACAATGACGTCAAACAGACTGGCATGGACAAGTACAAAATATCATGACCTATTCCGCTACTTCCTGGAATATTCGTCAAATACCTGATATCTATCGTGTACCCTGACAACCAAAAATACGCTGAGAATGAAACTAGTGAttggttgctgttgttgttgttgttgttttttaatgaacacCACCAACATGTACCATTATTCACAATGCCCTCGTCAGGTTGCGTGCAGTATATTACATATTTCATATCGCCCACTGAGAATGTCTAttactatataaaaaaaaagaaacaccgTGTAATGACAATGTACAATATTCTCTgcaaaatgtgattcaaataatGTCCTCGCAAACACGAAAACACGTCCTCTACACGAACGTTATCCTGGAATATTGATCGTTGCACATTTCATGCAAATTGACAGGAAACCGTACCCCCgcaatgctcattttcactccattttgctttcttttcatgtttttttttctgttttttgaaCCGAGCATCAGCCCATGAAGCGGAATCTCGCGGCGCGCCGAGCCGAACAAGtgatgtacaaaatgaaattaccGTATGGTGGGGTGGGAACAGCGAGAAATGGTGATGGTGCGGTGAGggacggaggggggggggagggtaaaaAGGTTCAGTTACTGTGCATATCTCACGTTCTCATCCGCATGTCATTGCGAGGATGACTATGCACTTTATAGCATGCTCAAAGTCGCTTGATCTGTGACAGGTTCGGTAAAGGAACTGCACTGATGTGTAACTCGCCGCTGCAGATATAGGCGGTTCATATCGCAGTCAGCCGGTTCATCTTTCGATCAACTACAGCCTCCGTCACCTGTAACGACTAGCCGAAGGTTTGCTGCAGCCATAAAGggcaaaatgcatgaaattggCGCAGTgcggtaaaaaaacaaagatgaaagaaaaagcaaaaagcgCTTTGAACTGACTTGATGATTTCTCGTTCCGATGCGAGCCAACAGTTTTGCACGTTTCAAGGAATAAGCAGAAACCAGCTGATCCTTATATACGTGCCTAAAGATGAATATTGTGCGGTGCGCATGAAGCAAGGAATGTTTTGGAATATATAAATGTTTCATGAATACTCGTAACGATCCTGAAACTATAAGAACAACAATAGCCGTCCAAATAATCTTTTGCTCCAAAAGTGATAGATCATTGACATGTGCAGACAATGACATGCATTTTAATAATTTTATGCATATCTCCTGGTTTGTGTAAAGATTGAAAACGACGCAGAAAAATCCTTCAAACAcgagcacacgcacacacacacacacacacacacacacacacataccgtatacacacacactcatacacacacacagatatgcacgcacacacacagagacatcgcgcgcgcacacatacacacgtaggCGTCAttttaatgaatgaatgtactATGTATGTATACCGTGAATtgcttattttttgtgtgtgtgaataaagTGCAATAAGACCACGTTACCTGTATATAATGTATTCCTCCATGTCAACATATGATACTGTTTTCATTATCAGTGACAACGGTGTCTTTaaattaaaagagagagaaaaaaaaatgtacctggAGTTCTTTGCCTCGGAAGGAGTTCGTTATGGTCAACTTCTCTCAGCATTGCCTGGACGTGCTTGATGTCTCTGCGTTCCAAAGGAAAGAAATAAGGACGATAAAGAGGTGCAAATAATTTGAGgtgaacagttttttttttcttttgctttacaATACACATTGCGTGATAGAGACTGAGCGCAAAGTTACGTAACAAAATTATGAGTCCAATCAGTATTGTACTTTCTACTTCCATCATTATCAATGCTCTTTCGATGTGTTGtccttaaaaaatgaaataaatttttaTCTTTGTATACGGTgttcatcaaatcaaatcaaatcaaatcaaattgaatcaaattaaatcaaatcaaactcgCATTAAGTCATTGGGCGATTCTGACACAGAAATAATCTAAACGACAACCTGAACTGAAATAAAACATCCcatattttttatcattctcttcgtttttagcagctttaattgcGAATATCTCAATTCAACTTGTTTTGAGATCAAAACCttaatatacaaaaaataaaccATACAAATGTGGTTTCTGAGGGGCTTTGTGAGTGCATAATGTTTGACTTACACGCATATTTGCTCTAGGTCGTCTTTGTTCGTGACGTGTGTGTCGATGACCATCGATTCTTCCATCTGTTCGGAGATGGCCAGCTCGCTCTTGAGTCGGTCGGACCCCTGCACGGGGTTGGCTAGGGGTTTCCCCGCTGGCCAGTTCCCTTTCCCCGTCGCATCGGAACTATCAACAACGCCAGGTACTACGTTTCAGATTCAGACAAATGAAAACGAGTTCGAAATAAGTGAAAGTTGGAGAACAATCGTCAGCATT includes these proteins:
- the LOC140230390 gene encoding uncharacterized protein, giving the protein MRGCKTRPEFERLFIQLTGCMEMYVNEMIKSLILLQIFPVDALRVPGVVDSSDATGKGNWPAGKPLANPVQGSDRLKSELAISEQMEESMVIDTHVTNKDDLEQICVDIKHVQAMLREVDHNELLPRQRTPEGSAFISEVLPVSGVGKMRRRLIWCCCSKPL